Within Myxococcus fulvus, the genomic segment GGCTGGACGCTGGAGGCCGCGCGCCTGTTCGCGTCCCGGGGCGAGGCGCCCGTGCTGGCCGGCACCGCGGTGCAGGTGCCCAGCTTCTACGGCCACGGCCTGTCGCTCCACGTGCAGCTCAAGAAGGCGGGCCCGGTGGAGCAGGTGCGCGCCGCGCTCAAGACCTCCCCGTCCCTCAAGGTGCTGGACGCCCCGGGCGAGCGCATCTACCCCATGCCCATGCTCGTCACGTCGGACCCCACGGTGCACGTGGGCCGGGTGCGCGCCTTCCCCCAGGCTCCCGAGTGGGTGACGCTCTTCGCCGCCGTGGACAACGCCACCCGGGGCGCCGCCCTCAACCTGGTGGAAGCCGGCCTGAAGCTCGTCGAGCGCCCCGTCTGACAAATTGGCACGGCCCCGGGGGCTGTCCTGCCTGTTTGGCGCGCCAGGACGGCTCGAAACGTCCGAAAAAGGGCCTGTCGGAAGGCATTGAGTGTGGCCCCCCGCTTGCTAGCGTCCGGCTACCCATGCGCCTCACACTCGCCTTGCTTTTGCTCTCCGCGTCGACCGCCCTGGGGCAGACCGTGACCTTCTCGGTCTCGGGCAACCAGGGCACCGAAATCGTTGTTTCCAAGGCCGACTGCGCCAAGGTCACCCAGGTCACCTGGCAACGCCAGGCGGGCAACCTGTGTGACACCCTCTACATCTGGCTGTCCCCGGACACGTGCTCGGACATCCCGAGCACCACCGAGGTGACGCTGGAGGAAATCGAGCGGACCTCGACGGTGTCGACAGGCACGGTGAGCCTGAACGTCAGCGAGGCGCTGACGAAGGCGGGCCAGACGTGCGAGGCCCAGACGGAGAACAAGAGCTTCAAGCTGTGCGCGTCCGTGCGGCCGTTCAACAGCACCGGGACGACGTGCGAGGCGACCGCGACGAGCGTGGGTACGCCCGCAATCACGCTGACGCTGGACCCCAAGCCGCCCGGGGCGCCCATCCTGCCGACGGTGACGGGCCTGGACACCGCGCTGAGCGTGGACGTGACGGCGCCGAGCGACTCGTCGCAGATGAAGGTGGAGGTCGTGAAGCTGGTGGCCGGTGAGGATGGTGGCAGCA encodes:
- a CDS encoding MXAN_2561 family MXYO-CTERM-anchored protein translates to MRLTLALLLLSASTALGQTVTFSVSGNQGTEIVVSKADCAKVTQVTWQRQAGNLCDTLYIWLSPDTCSDIPSTTEVTLEEIERTSTVSTGTVSLNVSEALTKAGQTCEAQTENKSFKLCASVRPFNSTGTTCEATATSVGTPAITLTLDPKPPGAPILPTVTGLDTALSVDVTAPSDSSQMKVEVVKLVAGEDGGSTTAGDVVRSKEQTSSNTLFRMDNLENGVEYGVRVFALDKAGNQSEPSPLATGTPIASNGFWAAYRGAQGAETGGCGAGGGGLAVGAVVAALGFWTVSRRKQS